Genomic segment of Peribacillus frigoritolerans:
TCATCGGCTATCGTTCGCCTTGAATTCTTTATTCCAAGCCATAGCGTAAGTGCAGTGGTCCAGAGAATTAGCGCACATCCGAAGCCGAGCAATGATATCGGTGCAAGGATTTGATGCTCCCTCAACATGACGGTGTCTGGCACAATAAGCAATGTGATCAGCGCCAATAAACAGAGAAGCACTCCTGTTGCATAGTAGATCTTGATTTGGAAAAGTGACGCCAAAGGTAAAAAATGAATCCCAACAATAATGGCGATGATTCCCGGTATAAGATCAATCTGATTTATCAAGTTACAGATGGCAATGGCAATCCCAATCAGCAAACCTTCGGCAATGAAGACCATATTAAACAAAAATCCGATACGCCTCAGCCGCCTAGCCCCATTTTCTGAAACTTGATTGGACATTTTTTGTGATGCATGAATTAATGATATGCCTCCGATAACCATTATGATTCCGATCAATATGGCTGCGAGTTCCACGTAGGGAAACCCCCACCCCTGCAATCCCATTACACCGGTACCTGCCCACATTGTACCGAAGAACGCCATGAAAATGACTCCAATTCCAGAACCGCGAAACGCCTCTTTCATCATCAGTTTCCTTTCATCCAAAGTATTATCATACATAGAATAATAGTATTGCGCACCCTTCCCAATTATTCAGCTGCAAAAAAATGATTTAAGATGGATAATTGCCGTTTCGGAGATATAATTCGATTTTCGCAGATATATTCCGATTTTCGCAGATATAACTGGATTTTCGCAGATATATTCCGATTTTCGCAGATATATTCCGATTTTCGCAGATATATTCCGATTTTCGCAGATATATTCCGATTTTCGCAGATATAACTGGATTTCGATACAAATCCCCATAAAAAAACCTGAGTCCCCAAAGGGGTCTCAGGTTTTTTCCATTGATATCAAGCCACATCTGATTTATCGAATTGACAATCTTTTAATGATATTAATTTGGTCT
This window contains:
- a CDS encoding DUF7010 family protein encodes the protein MMKEAFRGSGIGVIFMAFFGTMWAGTGVMGLQGWGFPYVELAAILIGIIMVIGGISLIHASQKMSNQVSENGARRLRRIGFLFNMVFIAEGLLIGIAIAICNLINQIDLIPGIIAIIVGIHFLPLASLFQIKIYYATGVLLCLLALITLLIVPDTVMLREHQILAPISLLGFGCALILWTTALTLWLGIKNSRRTIADED